The DNA segment GAATTGTGCGCGCCCAGCGCTCACTTTGACTGGTGAGCGTCGGCGTGTGCGCCGTGTGAATTGTCATCGCGGCGGCGGATTCCTTGCGACTACAAGGCCGACTGGCCTATATGAACACGCGTGTGGGCTGAAGGCGCGCGCCGTCCGCGCACGGCGTCGCGAGCGCCGTGCCCGCAAGACGGCCGTCGATGATCACGAGCACGTCGCCATATGCCGCCAACGCCCCATGATCCACCGCATTGCCATGCGAGAAAAACTTGGCCCGTTCCGGCTCGAGTTCGACGCGAGGCTGCGCCAGGACGTCGAGCGGGTCGATCATGTGCGCTCCGGGATCCGCAAGCAGCGCATCCGCAGCGACCGCGTTCTCCAGCGTGAACGGCCCGGCTGCCGTTCGCAACAGCGAACCCATGTGCGCCGGCACATCGAGCTGCTTTCCAATGTCCTCGCAAAGCGTTCGGATGTACGTCCCTGCATCGCACACGACGCGAAGCCGGGCGCTCGAATCCGAACACCCCACGACTTCTAGAACGTAGATGTTCACGTCACGCGCAGGGCGATCGACGGAGATGCCCTTTCGAGCGCTCTTATAGAGCGGTTCTCCCCGGACTTTCACTGCCGAATACATCGGTGGTACCTGCACGATCGTGCCGACGAACGGTGTGAGCGCGCCAGGCAATCGAGCGATCCAGTCTTCGGCGACGCGGGACTCGGCGATGATCTTGCCTGACGCATCGCCCGTGTCGGTGGCGGTCCCAAGCATGAGATCGAATTCATAGATCTTACGCCCCGAACCGAGCAATGGAAGCAACTTCGAGGCATGACCGACCGCGAGAACGAGGACGCCTTCGGCGCCGGGATCCAAAGTGCCCCAATGGCCAAGCGAAACGCCGCCAAGCGCACGACGCACGCGTGACCCAAACGCTGTTGATGTGGGTCCCTGCGGCTTCCAGGCGTTGATGAAACCGAACCCGGCGTTAGCCGGTCGCACGAGCCGATTCGGCCATCTCGGCGCGGATCGCGTTGAGCACGGCCGACAGTGCCTGATCCTGCGACGCGTTGATGGTGGCGCCGGCCGCGCGGAAGTGTCCCCCGCCGCCAAGCTTTTTCGCAGCCGCCATGACGTTGATCCGGCCGCGCGATCGCATGCTCACGCGGAATGTGCCGTCGGGAGCTTCCTTGAGGAGCGCCGAGACCTCGCAGCGATCGACCGCGCGAAGAGCACCTACTACGTCCTCGAGATCTTCGTAGGCGGCGCCGAACTCTTCGAGCATCGCTCGCGTGACGACGGAATAGCAGATCCCATCGTCGGTGAGCGTGGCGGTGTCGAGCGCGCGGCCTAAGACCTTCTGGCCGGAGAACGTTCGGGTCTGATAGAGCTGCTCGTTGATACGATCTTTTTGCGCGCCTGCCTCCATGAGCGATGCGGCGAGTCGAATGGTGTGCGGGTCGGCGTTTGAATACATGAAGCAGCCCGTGTCGGAGATGATGGCCGCAAGCAGACACGTGGCGGTGTCGGGCGTGATCGGCACGCCGAGCGCCACGATGAGCCCCAGCACGAGACTGCCGGTGGCGGCCTCGGATTCTACCACGAGATTCCAGCGCCCGAATCGATGGTTCCCGAGATGATGATCGATGTTGACGATGCGCTCCGGCGGCACCCAGTTCAGCGCCTTTCCGGCTCGCCACTGATCGCTCATGTCGAGAAAGACGAAGACCGCGTCGTCGCCTATGCCATCGAAGGTGCGTTGCGTGAGGTGCGCTTCCGGAAGAAACCGCAGGTTGGCCGGCACGTCGTCGTCGAGGAAATAGAAGACGTCCTTGCCGATGCTCTTGAGCGCCATGCCGAGCGCGAAGCCGCTTCCCAGAACATCGCCGTCTGGTTTCTCATGCGCGCACATGACGAACTGGCGGTTCGACCGAAGGCACTCGAGCACGCCCTTCGCTCCGGGAGGCTCGCTGCCTGAACCGTTAGTCGTCGTGTTGATTTCGCTGCTCATCGCGTCGCTGCACCTCGTCGATGATGTGCGCCATGCGGACGCCCTGTGCGATGGACTCGTCGCGGATAAAGGTCAGCGTGGGTGTGCGACGCATGCGCAGTCGCTTGCCGAGCTCGACGCTCAAGAACCCAGCTGCGCTCTGCAGACCCGCGATGGTGGCCGACGATTGGCGCCGATCTCCCAGCGGACTTGCAAAGACCTTCGCCGTTCTCAAGTCGGGACTCACCTCGCTGCGGATGAGCGTGACAAACCCGACTCGCGGATCCTTCAGCTCTTCGCGGATCAGTTCGCTCAGCTCGCGCACGATCTCGTGCTCGACGCGCTCGAGGCGCTGGCTCTTCGTTCCAGCCGGCTCATGCATGTTCTATTTCACCGTACACGTGTTCGACGTCAATGGTACCGCTTTGTAGTAGGGCAAGCAACGCTTGCCCATTTGCCATGGGGCGACAGATGGTCGCCCTACTGCACGTGGTTACGAAGCGGACGAGACCGCGGCGAACTGCTCCATCGTGAAGGCTTCGATCACATCGCCCTCCTTAAGATCATTGAAGTTCTCGATCGAAAGACCGCATTCGTACCCCGTCGCAACTTCACGGGCATCGTCTTTGAAACGCTTCAGCGAAGCGAGCCTGCCCTCATAGACGATGACGTTATCACGCAGGACGCGGACCCGCGAGTCGCGTGTGATCTTTCCGTCGCGCACGTAAGCGCCGGCGATCGTGCCCACTTTGCTCACCTTGAACAGCTTGCGCACTTCAGCCTGACCCAGCACGACTTCGCGCTCTTGCGGTTTGAGCATGCCGGTCATCGCGGCCTTGACTTCGTCGATGACGTTGTAGATGACGTCGTAGAGACGAACGTCGACGCCTTCTTGTTCTGCCTTGCGCGCGATCGTGGCGTCCGGACGGATATTGAAGCCGATGATGATCGCGTTCGACGCGCTCGCAAGCATGACGTCGGACTCGTTGATGCCGCCGACGCCCATATGAATGACTCGCGTGCGGACTTCTTCATTCGCGAGGCCGTCGAGCTGCGAGCGCAGCGCCTCAACGGATCCCTGCGCATCGGCCTTGATGATGAGGTTGAGATCTTTGATGCCGCCTTCTTTGGCCTGCGCCAAGAAGCCGTCGAGCGTGACCGGCCGGCGCGCGCTGGCCATGCGCTGTTCGCGCTTGCGCTGCGAGCGTTTGGCGGCGAGCTCTCGCGCGTCGCGTTCGTCCGAGACCACCTCGAGCACGTCGCCGGCCGCGGGCACGTCGGACAGACCCATGATTTCGGCGGCGATCGACGGACCCGCGCGCTTGATCGCGGCGCCGGAATCATCGAAGAGGGCGCGCACTTTGCCGAAGGTGGAACCGACGACGGCGATGTCGCCGACGCGCAGCGTGCCGTTCTTGACCAATGCGGTCGCAACCGGTCCGCGCGACCGGTCAAGCCGTGCTTCGATGATGACGCCCTGTGCGCGACGGTTCTTGTTCGCCTTGAGGTCCTGCAGATCGGCGTTGAGCAGCACCATTTCGAGAAGCTCGTCGATGCCGGTCTTCATCTTCGCCGACACCGGGATGAACTGCGTCTTGCCGCCCCAGTCTTCCGGCGTCAGACCATATTCGGACAACTGCTGCTTCACACGATCGACGTTGGCGTTCGGCTTGTCCACTTTGTTGACCGCGACGACGATCGGCACGCCGGCCGCCTTCGCGTGATTCATCGCTTCGATCGTCTGCGGCATGACGCCGTCATCCGCCGCGACGACGAGAATCGCGACGTCGGTGACTTTCGCGCCCCGCGCGCGCATCTCGGTGAACGCTTCGTGGCCCGGCGTATCGATGAACGTGACCTTGCGGTCGTTGGTCTCGACCGTATACGCGCCGATGCGTTGCGTGATGCCGCCTGCTTCGCCGGCGGCCACTTTTGTGGATCGAATGGCGTCGAGCAGCGACGTCTTGCCGTGGTCGACGTGACCGAGCACCGTGACGACCGGCGGGCGCGCGGTGAGCGAACCCGGCGGGTCAGATTCCGTGAGGATCTCGACCGTCTCTTCGTCTGCTTCTTTGACGAGCGCGTTGAAGCCGAAGCGCCGCGCGACTTGCGACGCGACGTCAGGCGGCACGTGCTGATTGATGGTGGCCATCGTGCCCATTTTGATCAGTTGGCCGATGACCTGACCTGCCGGGACGCTCATCGCTGACGCGAGCTGCTGCACCGTGATGAGATCCGGAATCTCGAGATCCTTGAGGATTTCGGGTTCGACCATCGGCGCTTGCGCGGACTTGTGTCGCGGCTGCGTCTTCTTGAGCAGTTCCTCGCGTTGCCGCTCTTTGCGATCGCGCTCCATCTCCTCGCGCGATTTTTTGCGGCCGCCTGGTTGCGGGCCGCTCGTCGGCGCTCCGCTCCCAGGTTGCAGCGGGCTTCCCGGGCGACCGGGCATCGGTCGACCGCCGGGGCCGCCGAGCGGACGTCCGGGCATAGGACGCCCTTGCATTCCCGGACCACCCGGCCGCGGCACGAAGCCAGGACCAGCGGGTCGAGGGCCGACGCCGACGCGGGGTTGCTGCGGAACGCTCTGTTGCACCGGCCGCACCATCGGAATCGGTGCGGTGGGATCGGCCGACGCTGCGGGAACTACTTTCGGATGGTGCGCCGGCCGCACCACTGTGGGGCGTCGCGGCGTGGACGTTGCGACCGTGCGCAAACGTACGACCGGGCTCTGCACTTCGGGTGGCGGCGCCGGCGCTGCCTCGGGCGCATCGGCGACTGGTGCAGCGACCTTGGCGTCGACAGCATCGCGTTCTGGTTCGACAGGCGGCGGCGGCGCCTCCGCGGTGGTTGCGCCGTTGCCGGCTATCGCCTTTTTCGCGACCGGCTTGTGCGATTTCGCGGCCTGCGCCAAATCGCCGACCAACACGCCCTTTACGATGCGCGCGCGATGCTCGTCGATGACGCTCATGTGCGTGCTGGCTCTGATGCCAACTTTGCTCAGAAGGGCGATCGTATCTTTGCTCGAGAGGTTGAGCTCTTTGGCGAGCTCGTGAACCCGTACCATTGCCAAGGGTCAGTCTTTTCCTTTATCTTCTTGACGAGCTAAATGAGCGCGTTCCGGAGCGGGCAGCGCCGAAGTCGGCACTTCGGCTAATCCCGCAAATCTCTTGTTCTTCCTTACCTTGTCGCGGCATGCCGGCGAGCATAGGTACGCCCCTCGACCCGGCAAGCGTGCGGCAGGGTCAGCCTGCCACCCGCCTTGCTCCAGGCGGACGAACCGTACCAACGACTGCTTCGGGAAGCGGGCGCGGCAACCGACACACTGGCGAAACGGCACGTGCGCGGGAGGGGCCGTTGAGTCGGAGGTATGCACCCGATGTATCA comes from the Candidatus Eremiobacteraceae bacterium genome and includes:
- the truB gene encoding tRNA pseudouridine(55) synthase TruB, whose amino-acid sequence is MRPANAGFGFINAWKPQGPTSTAFGSRVRRALGGVSLGHWGTLDPGAEGVLVLAVGHASKLLPLLGSGRKIYEFDLMLGTATDTGDASGKIIAESRVAEDWIARLPGALTPFVGTIVQVPPMYSAVKVRGEPLYKSARKGISVDRPARDVNIYVLEVVGCSDSSARLRVVCDAGTYIRTLCEDIGKQLDVPAHMGSLLRTAAGPFTLENAVAADALLADPGAHMIDPLDVLAQPRVELEPERAKFFSHGNAVDHGALAAYGDVLVIIDGRLAGTALATPCADGARLQPTRVFI
- a CDS encoding bifunctional oligoribonuclease/PAP phosphatase NrnA; translation: MSSEINTTTNGSGSEPPGAKGVLECLRSNRQFVMCAHEKPDGDVLGSGFALGMALKSIGKDVFYFLDDDVPANLRFLPEAHLTQRTFDGIGDDAVFVFLDMSDQWRAGKALNWVPPERIVNIDHHLGNHRFGRWNLVVESEAATGSLVLGLIVALGVPITPDTATCLLAAIISDTGCFMYSNADPHTIRLAASLMEAGAQKDRINEQLYQTRTFSGQKVLGRALDTATLTDDGICYSVVTRAMLEEFGAAYEDLEDVVGALRAVDRCEVSALLKEAPDGTFRVSMRSRGRINVMAAAKKLGGGGHFRAAGATINASQDQALSAVLNAIRAEMAESARATG
- the rbfA gene encoding 30S ribosome-binding factor RbfA is translated as MHEPAGTKSQRLERVEHEIVRELSELIREELKDPRVGFVTLIRSEVSPDLRTAKVFASPLGDRRQSSATIAGLQSAAGFLSVELGKRLRMRRTPTLTFIRDESIAQGVRMAHIIDEVQRRDEQRNQHDD
- the infB gene encoding translation initiation factor IF-2 — its product is MVRVHELAKELNLSSKDTIALLSKVGIRASTHMSVIDEHRARIVKGVLVGDLAQAAKSHKPVAKKAIAGNGATTAEAPPPPVEPERDAVDAKVAAPVADAPEAAPAPPPEVQSPVVRLRTVATSTPRRPTVVRPAHHPKVVPAASADPTAPIPMVRPVQQSVPQQPRVGVGPRPAGPGFVPRPGGPGMQGRPMPGRPLGGPGGRPMPGRPGSPLQPGSGAPTSGPQPGGRKKSREEMERDRKERQREELLKKTQPRHKSAQAPMVEPEILKDLEIPDLITVQQLASAMSVPAGQVIGQLIKMGTMATINQHVPPDVASQVARRFGFNALVKEADEETVEILTESDPPGSLTARPPVVTVLGHVDHGKTSLLDAIRSTKVAAGEAGGITQRIGAYTVETNDRKVTFIDTPGHEAFTEMRARGAKVTDVAILVVAADDGVMPQTIEAMNHAKAAGVPIVVAVNKVDKPNANVDRVKQQLSEYGLTPEDWGGKTQFIPVSAKMKTGIDELLEMVLLNADLQDLKANKNRRAQGVIIEARLDRSRGPVATALVKNGTLRVGDIAVVGSTFGKVRALFDDSGAAIKRAGPSIAAEIMGLSDVPAAGDVLEVVSDERDARELAAKRSQRKREQRMASARRPVTLDGFLAQAKEGGIKDLNLIIKADAQGSVEALRSQLDGLANEEVRTRVIHMGVGGINESDVMLASASNAIIIGFNIRPDATIARKAEQEGVDVRLYDVIYNVIDEVKAAMTGMLKPQEREVVLGQAEVRKLFKVSKVGTIAGAYVRDGKITRDSRVRVLRDNVIVYEGRLASLKRFKDDAREVATGYECGLSIENFNDLKEGDVIEAFTMEQFAAVSSAS